A genomic segment from Thermincola ferriacetica encodes:
- a CDS encoding HAD family hydrolase: protein MALVMFDYDGVIVDSLAQFTNNFIRACRENGFLGLKSQEDALALFDGNVYETLARFGVDAVTINKILVRYEELAKGYLDKIRLFPGMGQALERIAEQNTIYIITSNISSVPVKVLGKHGISCFKEVLGAEKEKSKIKKIQSTIKKHPELPAFYVGDTRGDIIEGREGGASTVGVAWGWHGAQKLKEVFPDYLVETPEELAELLSEKSKQSEE from the coding sequence ATGGCTTTGGTGATGTTTGATTATGACGGGGTCATTGTAGACTCCCTTGCACAGTTTACCAACAATTTTATTAGGGCTTGCCGGGAAAACGGCTTTCTTGGGTTGAAAAGTCAGGAGGATGCGCTGGCTCTTTTTGACGGCAATGTTTATGAAACGTTAGCCCGTTTTGGTGTAGATGCCGTTACTATAAATAAAATTCTGGTTCGCTATGAAGAACTGGCCAAAGGATATTTAGACAAAATCCGGCTCTTCCCCGGCATGGGACAGGCATTAGAGAGAATAGCCGAACAAAATACTATTTATATCATCACCTCCAACATATCCAGCGTCCCCGTAAAGGTACTGGGTAAGCACGGTATCAGTTGTTTTAAGGAGGTACTCGGGGCCGAAAAGGAAAAAAGCAAAATAAAAAAGATACAATCCACTATTAAAAAACATCCAGAATTACCCGCTTTTTACGTGGGAGATACCCGAGGAGACATCATCGAAGGTAGAGAGGGCGGTGCCAGTACCGTCGGAGTTGCATGGGGATGGCACGGAGCTCAAAAACTCAAAGAAGTTTTTCCTGATTATTTAGTGGAGACTCCGGAGGAACTTGCGGAATTATTATCAGAGAAGAGCAAGCAATCGGAAGAATAA
- a CDS encoding ASKHA domain-containing protein, with protein sequence MAVNKNLYEITFHPLKLSVKIPAGISVLEAALQNNIPLEGPCNGKGTCGKCRVRYKGRLSAPTETETRILGPKVGSGWRLACQARVMGDVEIWLEEKQAFHTVDAGQASNYPFDPPILSRVAYKETIYGVAIDIGTTSIVASLVDLKNGGKEIGVASCLNPQTQYGGDVITRITFAHQSEENTKKLQSAVIDGINRLIGELVAKTKVDPSDILHMTVAANTTMLHLLVGIDPIPLARAPYNPVFIDYREYKAAELGIKIASDAVVSLLPSLSAFVGADILAGMIAIDYHKETAPSLFVDIGTNGEIVANVKGKLAATSSAAGPALEGMNIHHGCRAEDGAISEVKINEKGEVIVKSIGTAPRKGICGSGLVDLVAELVKSKVILSSGSFAGTADLPPVLGERVIEFQGQKAFLVDPEAGIILTQKDIRQVQLAKAAIAAAIEILFQRLEFDIREVEKIYIAGAFGYHLKPASLKTLGLLPAGLGGHIAFVGNTAKEGARLCLTSKLALEEIVAVQKKINAVELSYAPEFMDNYVQQMNFPD encoded by the coding sequence ATGGCTGTGAATAAAAACCTTTATGAGATAACCTTTCATCCTTTAAAATTGTCAGTAAAAATCCCCGCCGGTATTTCTGTTCTGGAAGCGGCGCTACAAAATAACATACCTTTGGAGGGTCCATGTAACGGTAAAGGTACCTGTGGAAAGTGCCGGGTCCGGTATAAAGGAAGGCTCTCCGCACCCACCGAAACGGAAACAAGGATTCTGGGGCCAAAAGTTGGTTCCGGATGGCGGCTTGCCTGCCAGGCCAGGGTAATGGGCGATGTAGAAATCTGGCTGGAAGAAAAACAGGCGTTTCATACCGTTGATGCTGGGCAGGCAAGTAATTATCCCTTTGATCCGCCGATATTATCCCGAGTGGCTTATAAAGAAACTATCTATGGAGTGGCAATAGATATTGGCACAACCAGTATCGTGGCTTCCCTGGTCGACCTAAAAAACGGGGGAAAAGAAATAGGTGTTGCTTCCTGCCTGAACCCGCAGACTCAATATGGCGGAGACGTAATAACACGTATCACTTTTGCTCATCAGTCAGAAGAAAACACAAAAAAGCTGCAGAGCGCCGTTATTGATGGCATAAACCGATTAATCGGGGAACTGGTTGCTAAGACAAAGGTGGATCCAAGTGATATTCTACACATGACTGTAGCGGCAAATACCACTATGCTGCATTTACTGGTGGGCATTGACCCCATACCTTTGGCCCGGGCGCCTTATAATCCCGTATTCATAGACTACAGGGAATACAAAGCTGCCGAACTCGGCATCAAAATAGCGTCCGATGCGGTAGTCAGCCTGCTGCCTTCCTTGTCAGCATTTGTAGGCGCTGATATTTTGGCAGGCATGATAGCCATTGATTACCATAAAGAAACGGCCCCTTCGTTGTTTGTCGATATCGGTACCAACGGTGAAATAGTAGCGAACGTAAAAGGCAAACTTGCAGCAACTTCCTCGGCAGCCGGCCCGGCTTTGGAGGGTATGAATATTCATCACGGCTGTAGAGCTGAGGATGGAGCCATATCTGAAGTAAAGATTAACGAAAAAGGAGAAGTAATCGTTAAGTCAATCGGTACTGCGCCAAGAAAAGGCATTTGTGGGAGCGGGCTGGTGGATTTGGTGGCTGAGTTGGTTAAGTCGAAAGTTATCTTATCCAGCGGAAGTTTTGCCGGGACAGCAGATTTACCGCCGGTTCTTGGGGAACGGGTAATCGAATTTCAGGGGCAGAAAGCATTTTTGGTCGACCCGGAAGCGGGAATAATTTTAACACAAAAAGATATCCGCCAGGTTCAACTGGCTAAAGCGGCCATCGCAGCGGCCATAGAAATCCTCTTTCAACGCCTGGAATTCGATATTAGAGAAGTGGAAAAGATTTATATTGCCGGCGCCTTTGGTTATCATTTAAAACCTGCGTCATTGAAAACTTTGGGCTTGTTGCCGGCAGGCCTGGGGGGCCACATTGCATTTGTGGGGAACACGGCCAAAGAGGGGGCGCGTCTTTGCCTGACAAGCAAGCTGGCCTTGGAGGAAATAGTGGCTGTACAGAAGAAAATAAATGCGGTAGAGCTTTCTTACGCGCCTGAATTTATGGATAATTATGTGCAACAGATGAATTTTCCCGATTAA
- a CDS encoding thiamine-binding protein: MPVVNVGFQVLPKVADDKVYAVVDKAIEVVQKSGVKYEVGAMETVMEGELDHLIEIVKKAQEVCVEAGASEVMTYIKIHYRPEGVSMDEKLAKYR; encoded by the coding sequence ATGCCAGTGGTCAATGTAGGGTTTCAGGTGCTTCCTAAAGTGGCAGATGATAAAGTTTATGCTGTCGTTGATAAGGCTATCGAAGTGGTCCAAAAGTCTGGCGTCAAATACGAAGTCGGGGCTATGGAAACAGTTATGGAAGGGGAGCTGGACCATTTGATTGAGATAGTCAAAAAGGCCCAGGAGGTCTGCGTTGAAGCTGGGGCTTCCGAAGTTATGACCTACATAAAAATTCATTATCGTCCGGAAGGGGTTTCCATGGATGAAAAACTTGCCAAATACAGATAG
- a CDS encoding ABC transporter permease, producing the protein MKNLPNTDRRFSFWAGWKEQWLSVLLPGLTLFLLLVFWEIFVRQAAIEKWLLPSPLQIVQSLWQSKELILQHSLQTLAETALGFIVAVAAGITAATLIDLSTLLRKAVYPLLVISQTIPIIAVAPLFIIWFGYGLLPKVVVVALVCFFPITVNLADGYRQVDPEMLRLMAAWGATRSQVFRIVKIPAAMPFFFSGLRIAGTYSVMGAVIGEWLGSSKGLGILMTRSSQSFLTDRVFATIMVISLLSLLVIALIEGLARVVMPWYYRRGE; encoded by the coding sequence ATGAAAAACTTGCCAAATACAGATAGGAGATTTAGCTTTTGGGCAGGATGGAAAGAACAATGGCTGTCCGTTTTGCTTCCGGGCCTGACCCTCTTTTTGCTTCTTGTGTTTTGGGAAATCTTTGTCCGGCAGGCGGCAATAGAAAAATGGCTATTGCCAAGCCCCTTACAAATCGTCCAATCCCTTTGGCAGTCAAAAGAACTAATTTTGCAGCACAGCCTGCAAACCCTTGCAGAAACAGCGTTGGGTTTTATAGTTGCTGTAGCAGCCGGCATCACTGCAGCTACTCTCATTGATTTATCCACCCTTTTACGAAAAGCCGTCTATCCGTTGCTGGTAATTTCGCAGACCATACCCATTATTGCCGTTGCCCCTCTTTTTATTATCTGGTTTGGTTACGGGTTACTCCCCAAAGTTGTTGTGGTTGCCCTGGTCTGCTTCTTCCCGATAACCGTCAACCTGGCAGACGGTTACCGCCAGGTTGACCCCGAGATGCTGCGGCTTATGGCGGCTTGGGGGGCAACCAGAAGCCAGGTTTTTCGCATAGTGAAAATACCTGCTGCCATGCCCTTTTTTTTCTCGGGTTTGCGCATCGCAGGGACATACAGTGTAATGGGAGCGGTAATTGGGGAATGGCTTGGATCAAGCAAGGGCCTAGGGATACTGATGACCCGTTCTTCCCAGTCGTTTTTAACGGACCGGGTATTTGCTACTATCATGGTTATTTCTCTACTCAGCCTGTTGGTTATAGCGCTGATTGAAGGTTTGGCCCGGGTGGTTATGCCGTGGTATTACAGGCGGGGAGAGTAA
- a CDS encoding ABC transporter substrate-binding protein, with protein sequence MAKSIYHVMKRFLIISLLPALVVTGCTKSNLSEKAGKDKKAALKKVTIMLDWMPNTNHTGLYVAKDKGFYKAQGLDVEIIQPGEGTTADQLVAAGKADFGISYQESVTQARATGIPLVSIAAVIQHNTSAFASLKKDNITSVKDFEGKRYGGWGSPVEEAVLKAIMTKAGADYAKLKNITLGATDFFTSIGKDADIEWIYYGWDGIEAKRRGIELNLLMVKDLDPALDYYTPVIVTNEKHIAEQKELVQKFVKATAQGYEFAIMNPAEAAKILLKNAPELNPELVKASQEWLSKKYQDDAEKWGIQKEEVWNRYARWMYDRQLIPRMIEPQKAFTNEFLP encoded by the coding sequence ATGGCAAAAAGCATTTACCATGTAATGAAAAGGTTTCTCATAATATCTCTTTTACCGGCCCTGGTGGTTACCGGCTGCACAAAAAGCAACCTGTCCGAAAAGGCCGGAAAAGACAAAAAAGCAGCCCTCAAAAAAGTTACCATAATGCTGGATTGGATGCCAAATACAAATCATACGGGCCTTTATGTGGCCAAAGACAAGGGCTTTTATAAAGCGCAGGGCCTGGATGTAGAAATTATACAACCAGGGGAGGGAACAACCGCCGACCAATTGGTGGCTGCAGGCAAAGCAGATTTCGGCATCAGTTACCAGGAGAGTGTAACCCAGGCCAGAGCCACCGGTATTCCTTTAGTTTCCATTGCAGCAGTTATTCAGCATAATACTTCTGCTTTTGCCTCCCTAAAAAAAGATAATATTACATCGGTAAAAGATTTTGAGGGGAAACGCTATGGCGGATGGGGTTCGCCGGTAGAAGAGGCAGTGCTTAAAGCCATAATGACAAAGGCGGGGGCAGACTATGCTAAATTGAAAAATATAACTCTCGGAGCAACTGACTTTTTTACTTCTATTGGAAAAGACGCGGATATCGAGTGGATTTACTATGGATGGGACGGGATTGAGGCCAAACGCCGCGGCATAGAGCTAAACCTCCTTATGGTTAAGGACCTTGACCCGGCGCTGGATTATTACACACCGGTTATAGTTACCAACGAAAAACATATTGCGGAACAGAAAGAACTGGTGCAAAAATTTGTGAAGGCTACTGCCCAAGGGTATGAATTTGCTATTATGAACCCTGCAGAAGCTGCAAAAATACTTTTGAAAAACGCGCCGGAATTAAACCCTGAATTGGTTAAGGCCAGCCAGGAGTGGTTAAGTAAGAAATATCAGGATGACGCCGAAAAATGGGGTATCCAAAAAGAAGAAGTATGGAACAGGTATGCCCGTTGGATGTATGACCGCCAACTTATTCCCAGGATGATTGAACCCCAAAAAGCCTTTACGAATGAATTCCTCCCTTAA
- a CDS encoding ABC transporter ATP-binding protein, whose protein sequence is MPGYKLEVKGLSKTFDGHGKLSIVALQEVSLFVREGEFVSLIGPSGCGKSTLLDIVAGLTRPDEGDVLLDGASIVGLKGKVSYMPQKDVLFPWRTVLDNVIVPLEVQGINRKEAREKALSLLPVFGLGDFSDKYPPALSGGMRQRAAFLRTYLCGREILLLDEPFGKLDALTRRQMQQWLLDIWQNFQHAVLLVTHDVDEAIMLSNRIYVLSARPGRVIAEVEVPLPRPRHAQMALSQEFTEIKARLLKALEEGSFGEVSNKKCLVISAS, encoded by the coding sequence GTGCCGGGGTACAAGCTGGAAGTTAAGGGGCTGAGTAAAACATTTGATGGTCATGGAAAATTATCGATTGTAGCCTTGCAGGAGGTTTCGCTTTTTGTGCGGGAAGGGGAATTTGTCAGCCTGATTGGCCCGAGCGGCTGCGGGAAAAGCACGTTGCTCGATATAGTGGCCGGGTTAACCCGGCCTGATGAAGGGGATGTATTATTAGATGGTGCTTCCATTGTGGGGCTAAAAGGGAAAGTAAGCTATATGCCCCAAAAGGATGTGCTTTTTCCCTGGCGAACTGTGCTCGATAATGTGATTGTCCCCCTCGAAGTACAAGGAATTAACCGGAAAGAAGCCAGGGAAAAAGCCCTTTCACTTTTGCCGGTTTTTGGGCTGGGGGATTTTTCTGACAAGTATCCTCCCGCCTTATCAGGCGGCATGCGGCAGAGAGCTGCTTTTTTGAGAACTTATTTATGTGGTAGAGAAATACTGCTTCTGGACGAACCCTTCGGAAAACTTGATGCCCTAACCAGAAGACAGATGCAGCAATGGCTTTTAGATATATGGCAGAATTTTCAACACGCTGTTTTACTGGTTACCCACGATGTTGACGAAGCTATTATGTTATCTAATCGGATTTATGTCCTATCGGCCAGGCCGGGCCGGGTAATTGCCGAGGTAGAGGTTCCGTTGCCGAGGCCCAGACATGCCCAAATGGCCTTAAGCCAGGAATTCACGGAGATCAAGGCTAGACTTTTGAAAGCCCTTGAAGAAGGCAGTTTTGGTGAGGTGAGCAATAAAAAATGTTTAGTGATAAGCGCATCTTGA
- a CDS encoding thiamine diphosphokinase, producing the protein MFSDKRILIFSGGNLGNWAVDEIEQGDFLVGADRGALFLLQHGIQPDYALGDFDSVTDKEFAEIKDKCKNLFSCNPVYKDYTDTEMAFNWALAKRPKEILLLGVTGTRFDHNIANIHLLSKGLKEKVPVRLIDEKNEITLIDSFIEISGNRFRYISILPFSYEVKGVTLEGFKYPLHKASLTRGTSIGISNELIEDRATINIDSGQLLVIRSMD; encoded by the coding sequence ATGTTTAGTGATAAGCGCATCTTGATCTTCTCCGGAGGCAATCTGGGCAATTGGGCGGTAGACGAGATTGAACAGGGTGATTTTCTTGTCGGAGCGGACAGGGGAGCATTATTTTTACTGCAGCATGGTATTCAGCCTGACTATGCTTTAGGTGATTTTGATTCCGTTACAGATAAAGAATTTGCAGAAATTAAGGATAAATGTAAGAACCTGTTTTCCTGTAACCCTGTTTACAAGGACTATACCGATACAGAAATGGCCTTTAACTGGGCACTGGCCAAAAGACCGAAAGAGATCCTTTTGCTGGGGGTAACGGGGACGCGCTTCGACCATAATATTGCTAATATTCATCTGCTAAGCAAAGGGTTAAAAGAAAAAGTGCCGGTGAGATTAATAGATGAAAAAAACGAGATAACCCTCATAGATTCTTTTATAGAAATAAGCGGAAACCGTTTCAGGTACATCTCCATTTTGCCTTTTAGTTATGAGGTAAAAGGGGTTACGCTTGAAGGTTTCAAATATCCATTGCATAAGGCCAGTCTAACTAGGGGGACTTCAATAGGAATAAGCAATGAATTAATAGAAGACAGGGCGACTATTAATATTGATTCCGGTCAATTATTGGTTATCAGGAGCATGGATTAA
- the dnaX gene encoding DNA polymerase III subunit gamma/tau, whose translation MSYMALYREWRPQIFQDIVGQQHITRTLQNAIKANRIAHAYLFCGPRGTGKTTTAKVFAKALNCKEGPNAEPCNQCNNCIRITDGVSMDVLEIDAASNRGIDEIRDLREKVKFSPTEGRYRIYIIDEVHMLTTEAFNALLKTLEEPPHHVIFILATTEPHKIPTTILSRCQRFDFRRIGTGEIVDRLRDVCESLQVQTDEETLTLLAKTAEGGLRDALSVLDQCIAFGGQRVTVEEVNTVLGTVDQELLFKMVDYFINKDSTSALFLIDDIVNQGKDLRQFSKDMTEHLRNLLLIQVSDHAGELIAVTESTLQMLEEQAQKVSRNMILRLIDIFSLTEREIRWSNQPRLNLELAVIEACKAEPKYSFEDLAAKVEELEAIIRQGYVTPAIAVNSKKQPEKQPVDQKNSVKLAPKNDVPGNSLTLEALKNSWPEIMEKLKKAKRTAHAFLIEGNPVGLSGRRLIIAFPEDYAFHKENIEKPENREIIEKVIKDITGEEIRVKCKFLSETMSEENEEEENSLVETAIQLFGENVIEFSD comes from the coding sequence ATGTCTTACATGGCCTTGTACCGGGAATGGCGGCCCCAGATTTTTCAAGATATAGTTGGGCAACAACATATCACCAGAACCCTGCAAAATGCTATTAAGGCCAATAGAATTGCCCATGCTTACCTTTTTTGCGGACCCCGGGGTACGGGTAAAACTACTACGGCTAAAGTTTTTGCAAAGGCGCTCAATTGTAAGGAAGGGCCGAATGCCGAACCCTGCAACCAATGCAACAATTGTATCCGTATTACAGACGGAGTTTCTATGGACGTCTTGGAAATAGATGCTGCTTCTAACAGGGGGATCGATGAGATCAGGGATTTACGTGAAAAGGTCAAGTTTTCCCCCACAGAGGGCCGCTATAGAATATATATAATAGATGAAGTTCACATGCTTACTACTGAAGCGTTTAACGCCCTGTTGAAAACCCTGGAAGAACCGCCGCATCATGTGATTTTTATATTAGCTACCACAGAACCGCATAAAATCCCAACTACCATATTGTCACGGTGCCAGCGGTTTGATTTCAGGAGAATCGGTACCGGGGAGATAGTGGACAGATTACGCGATGTCTGCGAGAGTTTGCAGGTGCAAACCGATGAAGAAACACTTACTCTTTTGGCGAAAACAGCAGAGGGCGGCCTGAGGGACGCATTGAGTGTGTTGGACCAGTGTATAGCATTTGGGGGTCAGCGAGTTACTGTTGAGGAAGTAAATACAGTTTTGGGAACCGTAGACCAGGAACTTCTTTTTAAAATGGTAGACTATTTTATTAACAAGGATTCTACATCGGCTTTGTTCCTGATCGATGATATTGTCAACCAGGGAAAAGACCTTCGACAGTTCAGCAAAGATATGACAGAGCATTTAAGAAACCTGTTGTTAATTCAGGTATCGGACCATGCCGGAGAATTGATTGCAGTTACGGAAAGCACCTTGCAAATGTTAGAAGAACAGGCCCAAAAGGTATCCCGCAATATGATTTTGAGGTTAATCGATATTTTTTCTCTTACCGAACGGGAGATCAGGTGGAGCAATCAACCGAGGTTAAACCTGGAACTGGCAGTGATCGAGGCCTGTAAGGCAGAACCTAAATATAGTTTTGAAGATCTGGCGGCCAAAGTTGAAGAACTGGAGGCTATAATCAGGCAGGGATACGTTACACCGGCCATTGCGGTTAATTCCAAAAAACAACCGGAAAAACAACCGGTTGACCAAAAAAATTCCGTTAAGCTTGCACCAAAGAATGATGTGCCTGGCAATAGTTTAACTCTGGAGGCTCTAAAGAATAGCTGGCCGGAAATTATGGAAAAATTAAAAAAAGCCAAACGCACGGCTCATGCCTTTTTGATTGAAGGCAACCCAGTAGGGCTATCAGGGCGGCGGCTAATTATCGCTTTTCCGGAAGACTATGCTTTTCATAAAGAAAATATAGAAAAGCCGGAAAACAGGGAAATTATAGAGAAGGTTATTAAAGATATTACAGGCGAGGAAATCAGAGTAAAATGTAAGTTTTTATCCGAAACAATGAGTGAGGAAAATGAGGAGGAAGAAAACTCTTTGGTTGAAACAGCTATTCAATTATTTGGCGAAAACGTCATTGAATTCAGTGACTAG
- a CDS encoding YbaB/EbfC family nucleoid-associated protein: MFGNMGNMNKMIKQVQKMQQDMAKMQEELANKTVEATAGGGVVKVVANGKQEIKSIEIKPEAVDPEDVEMLQDLILAAVNEALRQSQEMVANEMGKLTGGIKIPGLF; this comes from the coding sequence ATGTTTGGCAATATGGGGAATATGAACAAGATGATAAAACAGGTACAGAAAATGCAACAGGATATGGCCAAGATGCAGGAGGAACTGGCCAATAAAACAGTAGAAGCTACTGCCGGCGGCGGGGTTGTTAAAGTAGTGGCTAACGGAAAACAAGAAATAAAATCTATAGAGATTAAACCGGAAGCTGTTGACCCTGAAGACGTGGAAATGTTGCAGGATTTGATATTAGCTGCTGTTAACGAGGCTTTACGCCAGTCCCAGGAGATGGTAGCCAACGAAATGGGTAAATTAACAGGCGGCATAAAAATACCGGGGTTATTTTAG
- the recR gene encoding recombination mediator RecR, giving the protein MYYAEPVARLIEEFAKLPGIGPKTAQRLAFHILNSDAESAHGLAKALINAKQKIRYCSICSNLTDTDPCKLCQDSTRDRNTICVVEQARDVVAIERTREYKGLYHVLHGAISPMDGIGPEQLKIKELLERLQKNSVQEIILATNPNIEGEATAMYLARLLKPMGVRVTRIAHGLPVGGDLEYADEVTLSKAFEGRREM; this is encoded by the coding sequence TTGTACTATGCCGAACCGGTGGCTCGTTTAATTGAAGAATTTGCGAAATTGCCGGGCATTGGCCCCAAGACGGCTCAACGGCTGGCTTTCCATATACTAAACAGTGATGCGGAAAGTGCGCATGGTTTGGCAAAAGCTTTGATAAACGCAAAGCAAAAAATCAGGTATTGTTCCATTTGTTCCAACCTTACCGATACTGATCCTTGTAAGTTGTGTCAGGATAGCACAAGGGACAGAAATACCATTTGTGTTGTTGAACAAGCCAGAGATGTGGTGGCGATAGAACGGACAAGGGAGTATAAAGGCTTATACCACGTCCTGCATGGGGCGATTTCTCCTATGGACGGTATTGGTCCGGAACAGCTTAAAATAAAAGAGCTGTTGGAGCGGCTCCAAAAAAATTCTGTACAGGAAATTATCTTAGCCACGAACCCAAATATTGAAGGTGAAGCCACAGCTATGTACCTGGCCAGACTCTTAAAGCCTATGGGTGTCAGGGTTACCCGCATAGCCCACGGCTTACCCGTTGGCGGTGATTTGGAATATGCCGATGAAGTTACCCTGTCAAAGGCTTTTGAGGGGCGCCGGGAAATGTAA
- the aroF gene encoding 3-deoxy-7-phosphoheptulonate synthase → MVVVMNLNVSEKQIQDVKNRLTRLGFKTHLIRGVERIVIGAIGDKKNIDTSTLEMMPGVEKVVHIMQPFKLVSREAKSDDTIIKIKNVEIGGNQVVIMAGPCAVESREQMMAAARAVKEAGARIFRGGAYKPRTSPYSFQGFEEKGLELMAEAAQQENLITITEVIDQQSAELAAQYIDILQIGTRNMQNFQLLKKVGQLKKPVLLKRGLSATIEEWLMAAEYIMAEGNYEVILCERGIRTFETYTRNTLDLTAVPVIKRLSHLPVVVDPSHATGDWKLVAPMAKGAVAVGADGLLIEVHPDPSKALCDGPQSLTPENFKNLVLELEPIAKATGRSLAV, encoded by the coding sequence ATGGTAGTTGTAATGAATTTAAACGTATCAGAAAAACAAATTCAGGACGTGAAAAACAGGCTGACCCGGTTAGGGTTTAAAACTCATTTGATCAGGGGGGTTGAGCGTATAGTTATCGGAGCCATCGGTGACAAAAAAAATATCGATACTTCTACTCTCGAAATGATGCCGGGGGTAGAAAAGGTTGTCCATATAATGCAGCCCTTTAAGCTGGTCAGCCGCGAAGCCAAAAGCGACGATACTATTATAAAAATTAAAAATGTGGAAATAGGTGGCAACCAGGTGGTAATAATGGCCGGGCCGTGCGCTGTAGAGAGCAGGGAACAAATGATGGCTGCTGCCAGGGCCGTTAAAGAGGCAGGGGCCCGGATTTTTCGGGGCGGCGCCTATAAACCCCGCACATCCCCTTATTCTTTCCAGGGGTTCGAGGAAAAAGGACTGGAACTAATGGCGGAAGCGGCCCAGCAGGAAAATTTGATTACGATTACAGAGGTAATCGATCAGCAAAGCGCCGAATTAGCAGCCCAATATATTGACATTCTGCAGATAGGCACCCGGAACATGCAAAATTTTCAGCTGTTGAAAAAAGTGGGGCAGCTCAAAAAACCTGTTTTATTAAAAAGGGGGCTTTCGGCAACTATTGAAGAGTGGCTGATGGCGGCAGAGTATATCATGGCCGAAGGGAATTACGAAGTAATATTATGTGAAAGAGGTATCCGCACTTTTGAAACTTATACTAGGAACACTCTTGATTTAACAGCCGTACCTGTTATAAAACGGCTTAGCCATTTACCGGTAGTTGTTGACCCCAGCCACGCCACAGGGGACTGGAAATTGGTGGCGCCTATGGCGAAAGGGGCTGTGGCAGTCGGTGCAGACGGATTATTGATTGAAGTGCATCCGGATCCGAGTAAAGCGTTATGTGATGGACCACAATCCCTGACACCGGAGAATTTTAAAAACCTGGTCCTGGAGTTAGAGCCTATAGCAAAAGCTACGGGGAGGTCTTTAGCTGTATGA
- the pheA gene encoding prephenate dehydratase, whose protein sequence is MIKIGYLGPKGTYTEKAAEKYFTGIDKEMRAYRTLPELFSAVKSGEIDKAVAPIENSVEGSVNQTLDLLAQEKGVAIQGEIILTIKHALMAKPGVKVNEITKVISHGQALAQCSRFLETFLPDAALVEAVSTAEAAVQIVNSDQPWAVIGNPDIGEIYSLNILEYDIQNCTANRTRFVILGQSGQPITNANKTSILISITDRPGGLYQVLKEFALVNINLTKIESRPAKNKLGNYIFFIDFMGNPADGLVEKCLNRVREMTAEFRILGIYKGAETAYSYSVEKSVLNLEQVREDIDIIDRQIVELLAMRTQLVKIIADLKGAHQKIRDRKREEQILERLTAEARKKGVSPKLIKELYNLLFTHFVGLQKIRRQRGKAYRQVSTKQLP, encoded by the coding sequence ATGATAAAAATAGGGTATTTAGGTCCCAAGGGAACATATACTGAAAAGGCTGCCGAAAAGTATTTTACCGGTATCGATAAAGAAATGAGGGCTTATAGGACGCTGCCGGAGTTGTTTAGCGCCGTGAAAAGCGGAGAAATTGATAAAGCAGTAGCACCCATTGAAAATTCTGTTGAGGGCTCTGTAAATCAGACTCTGGATTTATTGGCCCAGGAAAAGGGAGTCGCCATACAAGGGGAAATAATTCTTACAATTAAACACGCATTGATGGCCAAGCCGGGGGTTAAGGTGAATGAAATTACAAAGGTAATCAGCCATGGCCAGGCACTGGCCCAGTGCAGCCGGTTTTTGGAAACATTCCTGCCTGATGCTGCCCTGGTTGAAGCGGTAAGCACTGCGGAAGCTGCAGTACAAATTGTCAATTCCGACCAACCCTGGGCGGTTATTGGAAATCCCGATATTGGAGAAATATATAGCCTAAACATTTTAGAATACGACATTCAAAACTGCACCGCCAACAGGACCCGTTTCGTTATTTTGGGACAGTCCGGCCAACCCATTACCAATGCTAATAAAACTTCTATTTTGATTTCAATTACCGATAGACCTGGCGGGCTATACCAGGTTTTGAAAGAGTTTGCCTTAGTCAATATTAACTTAACAAAAATTGAATCGAGACCGGCCAAAAACAAACTGGGAAATTACATTTTCTTTATTGATTTTATGGGCAATCCGGCAGACGGTTTAGTAGAAAAATGTTTAAACCGGGTAAGAGAAATGACCGCCGAATTTCGTATACTTGGTATTTATAAAGGGGCAGAAACAGCCTACTCTTATAGCGTGGAAAAGTCCGTTTTAAATTTGGAGCAAGTCAGGGAAGACATTGATATAATAGACAGGCAGATTGTTGAGCTGCTTGCTATGAGAACGCAATTGGTGAAGATTATCGCTGATCTTAAGGGCGCGCATCAAAAAATACGCGACAGGAAACGGGAGGAACAAATACTGGAGCGTTTGACTGCTGAAGCGAGGAAAAAAGGCGTTAGCCCTAAATTAATAAAAGAACTTTATAATTTGTTGTTTACCCATTTTGTCGGGCTGCAAAAAATCCGGCGACAAAGAGGAAAGGCCTATCGCCAGGTTTCTACAAAACAATTACCATAA